Proteins co-encoded in one Petrotoga miotherma DSM 10691 genomic window:
- a CDS encoding L-fucose/L-arabinose isomerase family protein: MIDKKKPTIGVLGIMQELYDKTYPNIVETQSNYVKGVIKELGDIAEFKFIKPARNRKDIEEIVQTYNNDKEIDGIMIMMLTYSPGQRIVPALKKNNLPIMLANIQPLPSVTKDWDMELLTYNQGIHGAQDNMNAIVRLGINCPVVTGNWKEEEFKNFVKDWSLAAQAAKACKNLKIAVVGRMPGMGDITFDSLALLKKLGVEIVDESMGKIYSYFEKVTKKEIEDVKAENAKNFEIDPKLEEDQHDFAAKFQVAIEKFLEDNNYDGYSIYFDSVKDDGRFEQLPLMAASNLMAKGYGYGAEGDALAATVVKIGHILGNNGHFTEMYAMDFERDSVFMSHMGEGNWKVARKDKPIKLIDRFLGIGDLNNPPTVVFNVQPGEGTITSLAPLSEGNFRLVVSKGEVIDSEDYPNVEMPYFHFKPDTGVRNAMTNWLKNGGTHHQCFNIGDTTRRWELFAKIAGIEYVRV; the protein is encoded by the coding sequence ATGATAGATAAGAAAAAACCCACAATTGGAGTATTAGGAATTATGCAAGAACTGTATGACAAAACTTATCCTAACATAGTTGAAACTCAATCAAATTACGTTAAAGGCGTCATTAAAGAATTAGGAGATATAGCAGAATTTAAATTTATTAAGCCTGCTAGAAATAGAAAAGACATCGAAGAAATAGTCCAAACGTATAACAACGATAAAGAAATAGATGGAATTATGATTATGATGTTGACTTACAGTCCAGGTCAAAGAATTGTTCCCGCGTTAAAAAAGAATAATCTACCGATAATGCTCGCAAATATTCAGCCTTTACCTAGCGTAACAAAAGACTGGGATATGGAACTTTTAACTTACAACCAAGGAATACATGGGGCACAAGATAACATGAATGCTATAGTTAGATTAGGTATCAATTGTCCAGTGGTTACAGGAAATTGGAAAGAAGAAGAATTCAAAAACTTTGTGAAGGATTGGAGTCTTGCAGCTCAAGCGGCAAAAGCTTGTAAAAATTTAAAAATCGCAGTTGTTGGAAGAATGCCTGGGATGGGGGATATTACCTTTGATTCATTGGCATTGTTAAAAAAACTCGGAGTTGAAATAGTAGATGAAAGTATGGGAAAGATATATTCTTACTTTGAAAAAGTAACAAAGAAAGAGATCGAAGATGTTAAAGCAGAAAACGCAAAGAACTTTGAAATTGACCCCAAACTAGAAGAAGACCAACACGACTTTGCTGCAAAATTTCAGGTTGCCATTGAAAAATTCCTCGAAGATAACAACTACGATGGATACAGTATCTACTTCGATTCTGTAAAGGATGATGGAAGGTTCGAACAGTTACCGTTAATGGCTGCCTCTAATTTGATGGCAAAAGGGTACGGATATGGAGCAGAAGGGGATGCCCTTGCAGCTACGGTTGTAAAAATAGGACATATCCTAGGCAATAACGGACATTTCACAGAAATGTATGCTATGGATTTTGAAAGAGACTCCGTTTTTATGAGCCATATGGGAGAAGGTAATTGGAAAGTAGCAAGAAAAGACAAACCAATAAAACTCATAGACAGATTTTTAGGTATAGGAGATTTAAACAATCCACCAACAGTTGTATTCAACGTGCAGCCAGGTGAAGGAACCATAACTTCCTTAGCCCCTTTAAGCGAAGGAAATTTCAGATTAGTTGTTTCAAAAGGTGAAGTTATAGACAGCGAAGATTATCCGAATGTTGAAATGCCGTATTTTCATTTCAAACCAGATACTGGCGTAAGAAATGCGATGACGAACTGGCTCAAAAACGGAGGAACTCATCACCAATGCTTTAACATCGGAGATACTACAAGGAGGTGGGAATTGTTTGCAAAAATTGCGGGTATTGAGTATGTAAGGGTATGA
- a CDS encoding ABC transporter permease, translated as MKKNLAAYIVRRLLQFLILVFISTSIIFILPRLSTDTGPVEQAIGRAMSQGQYTDPQAVEQLRKNLEIAYGLEGNILQQYFNFWKNFLKGDLGPSFAFFPTPVTDLIFNALPWTIGLLGTTTILSWLIGNWIGGVVGCNRNKKWARSIEVIINGFRPFPHYILALILLIFFSYILPIFPSGGAYPPGTIPELSWNFFVTVIKHAFLPALSLLILGIGGWFQGMRTLVSHIIKEDYVVYAKFAAINKKEIFRNYILRNAMLPQITGLALQLGMLFSGTLIVEIVFNYPGIGFLAYQAILRSDYNLIMGVTIFSIVAVALGTLIVDLLYPLIDPRITYVK; from the coding sequence ATGAAAAAAAATTTAGCTGCTTATATTGTTAGAAGACTTTTACAATTTTTAATTCTTGTGTTTATTAGTACATCTATTATCTTTATACTTCCTAGACTATCTACTGATACTGGGCCAGTAGAACAAGCTATTGGACGGGCTATGAGTCAGGGTCAATATACAGATCCTCAGGCTGTAGAGCAATTAAGAAAAAATTTAGAAATCGCTTATGGATTAGAAGGAAACATTTTACAACAATACTTTAATTTTTGGAAAAACTTCTTAAAAGGTGATCTAGGACCTTCTTTTGCCTTTTTTCCCACGCCAGTAACTGATTTGATATTTAATGCTTTACCTTGGACAATAGGACTTTTAGGTACAACAACTATCTTATCTTGGCTAATTGGAAATTGGATAGGCGGTGTGGTGGGCTGTAACCGCAATAAAAAGTGGGCTAGAAGTATCGAAGTTATAATTAATGGATTCAGACCTTTTCCTCATTATATATTAGCTTTAATCCTTTTAATTTTCTTTTCTTATATTTTACCAATTTTTCCCTCAGGTGGAGCATATCCCCCCGGTACAATCCCAGAATTGAGTTGGAATTTTTTTGTTACTGTAATCAAACACGCTTTTTTACCAGCACTTTCCCTTTTGATTCTAGGAATCGGAGGATGGTTCCAAGGCATGAGAACCTTAGTTTCCCATATTATTAAGGAGGATTATGTAGTTTATGCCAAATTTGCCGCTATCAATAAAAAAGAAATATTTAGAAATTATATTTTGAGAAATGCTATGTTACCTCAAATAACTGGATTAGCCCTTCAATTAGGAATGCTTTTTAGTGGAACGCTCATAGTCGAAATTGTTTTCAATTACCCAGGTATTGGGTTCTTAGCTTATCAAGCAATTTTAAGATCAGACTACAATTTAATTATGGGAGTTACAATTTTTTCGATAGTTGCTGTCGCTTTGGGCACCTTGATAGTCGATTTATTATATCCTTTAATTGATCCTAGAATAACATATGTTAAATGA
- a CDS encoding ABC transporter permease yields MNLVNLIKNDVRFKIGFILMIIIIFFSLLSFFSPIDPFSTYYAPVNRPPSRDYIFGTNSKGQDLFWMTSYAFRNSMIFGLITASISRIIALLIGTVSGYRGGKTDNILMIINDSFITLPILLVMILIAMVFRRLPFFLLAVVLGLFGWPWDARLFRSQILSLRERKLTYTAKFSGMKTLNIIFKIYFPHLTPVFFSTFINNMIWSLGLEVTLSVLGLTSLQTPTIGTTIYWANQHQALILGIWWWLAIPIIGAIILFTSLYLLTISMNEFVDPRMRVQGGNY; encoded by the coding sequence GTGAATTTAGTGAATTTAATAAAAAATGATGTAAGATTTAAAATCGGTTTCATCTTAATGATCATTATAATTTTTTTCTCTCTGCTTTCTTTTTTTAGCCCGATAGATCCTTTTTCAACGTATTATGCACCTGTTAATCGCCCACCAAGTAGAGATTACATTTTTGGAACCAATTCTAAAGGTCAAGACCTTTTCTGGATGACTTCTTATGCTTTTCGTAACTCTATGATTTTTGGTTTAATAACTGCTTCTATTTCAAGGATAATAGCTTTGCTTATTGGTACGGTTTCTGGTTACAGAGGAGGAAAAACTGATAATATTCTCATGATTATTAATGACAGTTTTATTACTCTACCTATTTTGCTTGTTATGATATTAATCGCAATGGTATTTCGAAGACTTCCCTTCTTTCTATTAGCAGTGGTTTTAGGCTTATTTGGATGGCCTTGGGATGCAAGATTGTTCAGATCTCAAATATTAAGTCTAAGAGAAAGAAAGCTAACTTATACTGCAAAATTTTCTGGAATGAAAACTCTTAATATTATTTTCAAGATATATTTCCCCCATTTGACTCCTGTTTTCTTTTCCACTTTTATTAATAATATGATATGGTCTTTAGGTTTAGAAGTAACTTTATCTGTTTTGGGTTTAACTAGTCTTCAAACTCCAACTATTGGTACTACGATTTATTGGGCAAATCAACATCAAGCATTAATACTGGGCATTTGGTGGTGGTTGGCTATACCAATAATAGGAGCCATCATACTTTTTACTTCTTTGTATCTTTTAACAATAAGTATGAATGAATTTGTAGATCCTAGAATGCGTGTTCAAGGAGGAAATTATTAA
- a CDS encoding ABC transporter substrate-binding protein, whose amino-acid sequence MLKKSLFVLTLMLIFSSFLLAQTEYMAGIPRDEIIIIENPDGRATDPDNFNIWAPGSPSWSRGLQQICMDALWYIDPDAGIEGDPWLNSLAAEPPIYNDDYTMMTIKLREGIYWSDGVEFTADDVVFTIETLKAHPTMGWGANFEIYVDQVYKTDDYTVVLKLKEPNSRMHATFTVRWSGCYIMPKHIFEKVENPETYKFNPPVSLGPYVLESYDPNGYWNLWKKRDDWERSTLGKLYGEPGPNYVLYIGLSQERRVLDQMKHELDIIHDLAPEAAISLIQNNPYSVTWFEEFPWGHPDPTLIALLLNHEKYPYNIPEVRWALTLSLNMPEIALASYNGAATISPIAVPPTGNHLKWYFDPLEEWLKEFYIEVDGEKFFPYDDTIPFQVADLAKKQFGYEVPDDPEKIRESLGYGWWKYSPETAEKLLISQGFTKDNRGRWRLPNGDLWRINIICEAEGRPIATRGAEKVAEQWRRFGIDAQIQGVSTAILWPNYLNPGNFEVAYAWNIETWGGHPDLSFFLRTWHSDFYRESGELSAGSNYIRYKSDELDKIIEDLLKTDFFNYEETISLGLDFLKLTVRDMPEIPLMSYNVFTICDEYYWTGYPTSEDPYTNPVPNWANSKYMFPKLQPTGRK is encoded by the coding sequence ATGTTAAAGAAAAGCTTGTTTGTTTTAACGTTGATGTTGATTTTTAGTTCTTTTCTTTTAGCCCAAACAGAATATATGGCAGGGATTCCACGTGACGAAATAATAATTATTGAAAATCCCGATGGGAGAGCGACAGATCCAGATAATTTCAATATATGGGCTCCGGGTTCTCCTTCGTGGTCGCGAGGACTACAACAGATTTGTATGGATGCATTATGGTATATCGACCCAGATGCAGGTATTGAAGGAGATCCTTGGTTGAACTCTTTGGCAGCGGAACCACCTATTTATAATGATGATTATACCATGATGACCATTAAACTGAGAGAAGGGATCTATTGGAGCGATGGAGTAGAATTTACTGCGGATGATGTTGTTTTTACAATTGAAACTTTAAAAGCACATCCTACCATGGGTTGGGGAGCAAACTTCGAAATATATGTCGATCAAGTTTACAAAACTGATGATTACACAGTTGTATTAAAATTAAAAGAACCAAATTCTAGGATGCATGCTACGTTTACTGTAAGATGGTCTGGCTGTTACATAATGCCTAAACATATTTTTGAAAAAGTAGAAAATCCAGAAACTTATAAATTTAATCCTCCTGTTAGTTTAGGCCCTTACGTTTTGGAATCGTATGATCCAAACGGATACTGGAATTTGTGGAAAAAACGAGATGACTGGGAGAGAAGTACCTTAGGTAAATTATATGGCGAACCAGGTCCAAATTATGTTTTATATATTGGGTTATCACAAGAACGTAGAGTTTTAGATCAAATGAAACACGAATTGGATATTATTCACGATTTGGCACCAGAAGCTGCTATATCGTTAATACAAAATAATCCTTACTCTGTAACGTGGTTCGAAGAATTTCCTTGGGGGCATCCAGATCCAACCCTTATTGCTTTACTACTTAACCATGAAAAATATCCTTACAACATTCCCGAAGTTAGATGGGCTCTTACACTCAGTTTGAATATGCCAGAGATAGCTTTGGCTTCATACAATGGTGCTGCAACTATTTCGCCAATTGCTGTTCCACCTACTGGTAACCATTTAAAATGGTATTTTGACCCATTAGAAGAATGGTTGAAAGAATTTTATATTGAAGTGGATGGTGAAAAATTCTTCCCATATGATGACACAATACCATTCCAGGTTGCTGATTTAGCCAAGAAACAATTCGGATATGAAGTACCTGATGATCCTGAGAAAATTAGAGAATCATTAGGATACGGATGGTGGAAATATTCTCCTGAAACAGCGGAAAAGTTGCTTATAAGTCAAGGTTTTACTAAAGATAATCGTGGACGGTGGAGGCTTCCAAATGGTGACCTCTGGAGAATTAACATAATTTGTGAAGCAGAAGGGAGACCCATAGCAACAAGAGGAGCAGAAAAAGTTGCTGAACAATGGAGAAGATTTGGAATTGATGCTCAAATTCAAGGAGTTAGTACCGCGATTCTTTGGCCCAACTATTTAAATCCTGGTAATTTTGAAGTAGCGTATGCTTGGAATATAGAAACGTGGGGAGGACATCCAGACCTTTCCTTCTTTCTCCGAACATGGCATTCTGATTTTTACAGGGAAAGTGGAGAACTCTCAGCAGGCTCTAATTATATTAGATATAAAAGTGATGAATTGGACAAAATAATAGAAGATCTTCTAAAAACTGACTTTTTCAATTATGAAGAGACCATATCTCTCGGCTTGGATTTTCTAAAACTAACGGTTAGGGATATGCCTGAGATACCCCTCATGTCATATAATGTATTCACAATTTGTGATGAATATTATTGGACAGGTTATCCTACATCAGAAGATCCGTACACCAACCCCGTTCCTAACTGGGCAAACAGCAAATATATGTTCCCAAAACTTCAACCCACTGGTAGGAAATAG